A single genomic interval of Rosistilla ulvae harbors:
- a CDS encoding right-handed parallel beta-helix repeat-containing protein has translation MTVMFARAISKLVPSAIRSVCSIAVALLISAAVACDAAETTLHVSPAGPLHSLTEARDEIRQRRADAPNEKFRVIVADGRYEISEPIVFEAQDGNVVYQAAEGAAPVISGGRQITTPWTATDSGVWSTQLPQDWRFDQLWINGNHATRAREPDHFFHYMLRGQETLIENARRARQTLTVDPDDIASLQGLSPEQIRNVQFLAFHKWDTTRRFLESADTAAGRLVSVGRGMKSHNPLTLNTGYILENYREAMDQPGEWFLAPDGLLSYRPREGESMDTIECIAPVSEKLVVILGDAASDQSVENLEFHGLAFRHSGLITPPEGFEPSQAASPIEAAVQIDGAQGIVFADCEIGHTGQYGLWFRKGCRDSRIERCWIHDLGAGGVRIGETRIAKNLAERTSHIVVDNSIVNHGGHMFPCAVGIWIGHSGDNQITHNEIADLFYTGISVGWRWGYSESLAARNRIEHNHIHHIGQGWLSDMGGIYTLGPAPGTVLRGNRIHDIDSWGYGGWGLYNDEGSTDILLENNLVYRTKSGGYHQHYGRDNIIRNNIFAYGREYQVRRSRVEDHLSFTYEQNIVLFDSEELFHGRWGDDGVKVGRNLYWRGGAEVDISKADTSGESVIADPRFVDPKHDDFRFIDTTAADKIGFKPFDVSAAGVYGEPAWKEQAASLPMPEMLKAPEPRAYSVREDFETGELPLGARVSADKERGGIEVVEVDFAQRGRKALRFIDTPDQPHAYYPMMSLAPKHSSGTTRCRFMIRLGEGAVFQHEWRDAAKPFQIGPSLWIEKGVLKAKDGVSVELPVDQWIRIEVAAQLGQEAGHWHLRVTVPGQEPQTFRDLTTTSPGWQNLDWVGFVSQAKDDAVVYIDDLELAQ, from the coding sequence ATGACTGTCATGTTCGCGCGAGCGATCTCAAAACTGGTTCCATCTGCTATTCGCTCCGTTTGCAGTATCGCGGTCGCCTTGTTGATCAGTGCGGCGGTTGCCTGCGACGCGGCGGAAACGACGCTGCATGTTTCGCCCGCCGGTCCACTGCATTCGCTGACCGAAGCTCGCGACGAGATTCGTCAGCGACGCGCCGACGCTCCCAATGAAAAGTTTCGGGTGATCGTCGCCGACGGACGCTATGAAATCAGCGAACCGATCGTATTCGAAGCCCAAGACGGCAACGTGGTCTACCAAGCCGCTGAAGGAGCCGCCCCGGTGATCTCTGGCGGCCGCCAAATCACAACGCCATGGACCGCCACCGATTCGGGCGTCTGGTCGACTCAGTTGCCTCAGGATTGGCGTTTCGATCAACTCTGGATCAACGGCAACCACGCGACGCGAGCCCGCGAACCGGATCACTTTTTCCACTACATGTTGCGCGGCCAAGAGACGTTGATCGAAAACGCGCGTCGCGCGCGGCAGACGCTGACTGTCGATCCCGACGACATCGCCAGCTTGCAAGGACTCAGCCCCGAACAGATCCGCAACGTGCAATTCCTGGCCTTCCATAAATGGGACACCACGCGGCGGTTCCTCGAGTCGGCGGATACCGCCGCGGGCCGCTTGGTCAGCGTTGGACGTGGGATGAAGTCGCACAATCCGCTGACCCTGAACACCGGCTACATCTTAGAGAACTACCGCGAAGCGATGGACCAGCCGGGCGAATGGTTCCTCGCCCCCGATGGTCTGCTCAGCTACCGACCTCGCGAAGGGGAATCGATGGACACGATCGAGTGCATCGCGCCGGTCAGCGAAAAGCTGGTTGTGATCCTTGGCGATGCCGCCAGCGACCAATCGGTGGAGAATCTCGAGTTCCACGGCTTGGCATTTCGGCACAGCGGGCTGATCACGCCGCCCGAGGGATTTGAGCCGTCGCAAGCCGCATCACCGATCGAAGCGGCGGTACAGATCGACGGAGCCCAGGGCATCGTCTTCGCCGACTGTGAAATCGGCCACACCGGCCAGTACGGTCTTTGGTTTCGCAAGGGTTGTCGCGACAGCCGCATCGAGCGATGTTGGATCCACGATCTCGGTGCCGGTGGCGTGCGTATCGGCGAAACCCGAATCGCCAAGAACCTCGCCGAACGGACCAGCCATATCGTCGTCGACAACAGCATCGTCAATCACGGCGGTCACATGTTCCCCTGTGCCGTGGGGATCTGGATCGGTCATAGTGGCGACAATCAAATCACGCACAACGAGATCGCCGATCTGTTTTACACCGGCATCTCCGTCGGCTGGCGCTGGGGATATTCCGAAAGCTTGGCCGCGCGGAATCGCATCGAACACAACCATATTCATCACATCGGCCAGGGTTGGCTGAGCGATATGGGAGGCATCTACACGCTGGGGCCGGCTCCCGGAACGGTCCTTCGCGGCAACCGAATCCACGACATCGATTCGTGGGGCTACGGCGGCTGGGGCTTGTACAACGATGAAGGAAGCACCGACATCCTGCTGGAAAACAACTTGGTCTACCGAACCAAATCGGGCGGTTACCACCAGCACTACGGACGCGACAACATCATCCGAAACAACATCTTCGCCTACGGACGCGAATACCAAGTGCGACGCAGCCGCGTCGAAGACCATCTATCGTTCACGTACGAACAGAACATCGTGCTGTTTGACAGCGAGGAACTGTTCCACGGCCGTTGGGGAGACGATGGAGTGAAGGTCGGGCGGAACCTTTATTGGCGTGGAGGAGCGGAGGTCGACATCAGCAAAGCGGACACGAGTGGCGAGTCGGTGATTGCCGATCCGCGATTTGTCGATCCCAAGCACGATGACTTCCGATTCATCGACACCACCGCCGCCGACAAAATCGGTTTCAAGCCGTTTGATGTTTCGGCAGCTGGTGTTTACGGCGAACCGGCATGGAAGGAACAAGCCGCATCGCTGCCGATGCCCGAGATGTTGAAGGCTCCCGAGCCGCGTGCCTATTCGGTCCGCGAGGACTTTGAAACCGGCGAGCTGCCGTTGGGAGCAAGAGTGAGCGCCGACAAAGAGCGAGGTGGTATCGAAGTCGTCGAAGTCGACTTTGCCCAGCGTGGCAGAAAAGCACTCCGTTTCATCGACACTCCCGACCAACCACACGCCTATTACCCGATGATGTCGCTGGCACCGAAGCACAGCAGCGGGACGACTCGATGCCGATTCATGATTCGGCTAGGTGAAGGAGCAGTCTTTCAGCACGAATGGCGCGACGCGGCCAAGCCGTTTCAGATCGGTCCAAGTCTGTGGATCGAGAAAGGCGTCTTGAAAGCGAAAGATGGCGTATCGGTCGAATTGCCCGTCGATCAATGGATCCGAATCGAAGTCGCGGCGCAGCTGGGGCAAGAGGCGGGACATTGGCATCTGCGAGTGACCGTTCCAGGACAGGAACCGCAAACGTTCCGCGACCTGACAACGACCAGTCCCGGTTGGCAAAACCTCGACTGGGTCGGCTTCGTCAGCCAAGCCAAAGACGACGCCGTCGTCTATATCGACGACCTCGAATTGGCGCAATAG